TGTCTTTCAGCAATTTCATCTACTTCCCCGAATGACTGCCTTGGAGAATGCAGAACTTCCTTTAATCTATGCTGGTAAACGTCACCTAAAAGAGAAAGCTCTACAACAGATTGAGGCGGTTGGTCTCACACAGAGAGCATCTCACAGCCCGAATGAACTTTCCGGCGGAGAACGACAACGAGTTGCCATTGCACGTTCTTTAGTGAATGAACCATTGATTATTTTTGCCGATGAACCAACAGGCAATCTTGATACAAAGAGCGGACAAGAGATTATGTCAATTTTACAAAGATTGAATCAGCAGGGTAAAACCATTGTAATGGTTACTCATGAGAAGGAGATTGCTCAGTACGCAAAAAGAATTATTTGTATGCGCGACGGTAAAATTATTTCTGATGAAAAAATTAAAACTGAGACTGAGAAGGTTTCTTCACCCTCTGTAATCATTCCATTAGAAGACATTCTATCGGAGTCACATTCAACTGTCAGAAAGGCCGAGTTCTTAGACCATATCCGACAGGCTGTTCAGGCCATATTTTCACATAAGATGCGTTCAATCCTTTCTATTCTTGGTATTCTTATCGGTGTTGCAGCAGTAATTGCTATGCTCGCTTTAGGGCAGGGGGCAAAAGAGTCTATTTCACAAAAATTAGCTTCTTTAGGTTCAAATCTCTTAGTTATAAGCCCCGGCTCTCGACGAACACAAGGAGGAGTAGCTTTACAAGCCGGAGAGATCACAAGGTTTACGCTGAAAGATGCGGAGGCACTTACAAAGCTGCCAATGCTGGAAAAGGTTTCTCCTACGGTAAGTGGTCGTGCTCAACTCGTTTATGGCAATAAAAACTGGAATACACAGGTTTATGGCACAGGAACGGATTACGCATCCATGCGGGCGTCTATTCCCACTGTCGGCAGATTTTTTACAGAAGAAGAGTTACGGATGCGTCAGAAAGTGGTTTTGCTTGGTACTACTATAGTAAAAGAAGTTTTTGAAAATATTAATCCGGTTGGCGCAACAGTCAGAATAAACCGCATAAATTTTAAAGTAATAGGTATTCTGCCGGAGAAAGGCGCAACCGGCTGGCGTGACCAGGATGATCTGGTAGTAATTCCTGTTACTACTGCTATGTACCGGCTTCTGGGAAAGGAGTATGTAAATTCTATTGATGTGCAGGTAAAAGATATTAGTATGATGGAGGAAGCACAATCTTCAATACGCCAGCTTGTTATCAAACTTCACCGTCTTGACAAAGACGATGAAAGGTCTTTTCAGATTCATAATATGGCTGAAATTCAGGAAGTTCTAGAGAGCACAACAAGGACAATGACCTTGCTTTTGGGTTCTATCGCAGCTATAGCTCTTTTAGTCGGCGGCATAGGCATTATGAACATTATGCTTGTTTCAGTAACCGAACGTACCAGAGAAATAGGTCTTCGTAAAGCAATAGGAGCGCGCAGAAAAGACATACTGTCCCAGTTTCTTATTGAGTCCGTTGTTATGACATTTAGCGGTGGTATCATTGGTATTATATTGGGGATAGGCATAGCTTCCCTCTTGTCTTTCTTTGCAGGGTGGGCAACTAAGGTTTCCATATCATCGGTAGTTTTGGCTACGACGTTTTCTGTTGCTGTTGGAATAGGATTTGGATTTTGGCCTGCCCGCCAGGCGGCAAAACTCAATCCTATAGAAGCATTAAGATACGAATAAAAGAGTCCCCCATTGAAGGGGGATTCAGGGGGATGTAATCGAATTATTAAATAGTATGGTTGTAGAATGAGATTCGCAGTCAAAGATACCCTAACCGAAGAGGAAATCCAGTCCGGGCTTAGAACAGTTATAAAGGATGGTTTGACCTCTCAAACTATGGTCACACTCACCGGCGGCATATTTTTAGTCGCTTTTGCCTTGAAACTAGGCGCTTCCAACATGACTATTGGACTGCTGGCTGCTATACCTCCTCTAACCCAGTTGCTTCAGATTCCTTCAATTTATCTGGTGGAGAAGGTACGTAATAGACGGGCAATTACTACCTATGCCGCCGGTATAAGCAGAATGTTTTGGTTATTAATTGTTTTAATCCCTTTCCTTTTCTCAATTCAAGCAGGGTTGACCTTTCTCATTGCAGCCATATTACTGCATACAGCCTTTGCTTCTGTAGCGGGTTGCAGCTGGAATTCATGGATGCGTGACCTCTTACCTCAGGACCGATTGGGTGCCTTTTTCTCGAAACGAATGGGTCTTGCCACAGGGTTGGGTATTGTCCTCAGCTTAGCTGCAGGAATCTATATTGACTACTGGAAAAGATTATTTCCTGGTTATGAGCTGCACGGCTATTCTATTCTTTTCTTTCTGGGATTCCTTGCAGGAATGCTTGGTGTTTACTTCATATCAACCATACCTGAACCGCGTATGGCGCCGGCAGATAAAAAATTAAAATTTTTCAAATTACTCTTGCGGCCGTTTAAAGATGGTAATTTTAAAAATCTCATTATGTTTTTAGGCCCATGGAGTTTTGCTGTTAATCTGGCGGCTCCTTTTTTCACCGTTTATATGCTTAGAAGGTTACAACTGGGCATGTCGTTTATTATCGCTCTGTCTATATTGAGTCAGATAATGTATCTGGCATTTATACGAATCTGGGGCACTTTTTCCGACCGTTTCAGCAACAAATCGGTTCTTTTGGTCAGTGGCCCTTTGTTCATGTTGTGTATTCTTGCCTGGACTTTTACCACCTTGCCCGAGAAGTATGTGTTAACGATACCGTTGTTAGTAATCATACACATTTTTACGGGCATTTCCACGGCAGGGGTGAACTTGGCTGTGGGAAACATTGGACTTAAACTGGCTCCCAAGGGACAGGCGACGGCATATTTAGCTGCCAATAGTTTTGTTAATTCACTGGCAGCCGGCACGGCTCCTATTCTTGGCGGCAAGTTTGCCGACCTTTTTGCAGGATGCGAACTTTCATGGACTCTAAAGTGGACAAGCACTGGAAGAGAGCTGGTCATTCCTACACTGAGTTTACAGCAATGGGATTTCTTCTTTTTTCTGGCATTTTTAGTGGGTTTATATTCCATCCACCGGCTGGCTATGGTAAAGGAGATAGGAGAGGTTAAAGAGAATATTGTCGTCCATGAGCTTGTTGCAGAGGTAAAAAGAGGGATGCGGAATCTATCCACGGTTGGGGGTTTACGCTACATGACCCAGTTTCCATTTTTAGTTGTTAAAACCGTCTTCAAAGGGCGAAGTAAGCCGCATATATAATAAAAAAATTATGAATTAGGATTCTATTGTGGATTTTTTATCATCCCTCTCAAGTTCATACTTTTTAATCTAAAGGGTACCCCTACAATCTACTGAACACTCTCTATCAGATTAATCAGTTCTTGATATGATGTTGCTTTGCTTATGCGGCTGCGAATTTCTTTGCTGTTATAATGGCCTTTAAAATACCTCATCGCTACCTTGCCCATGAGGCCTATCTTGTTAGCAAGGCCTATATCCTTATATTTTTCTATGTAAGCAAGGTGGGCTTTGATGACCTTTTTCTTTGCAGGCAAACTTGGATTTTCAGGAGTCTCGCCGTTTTTTAAATAGTTTTCAATATTTTTGAATATCCATGGATTGCCGAGCGCGCCACGCGCGACCAGGATTCCGTTGCATCCTGTTTCATCAAGCATCTTCTTAGCCATGAATGGATTAAATATATTTCCGCTTCCGAATACAGGTATCTTTAAAGATTCTTTAACAGCCTTTATTGATTCATAATCAATATCACCTGAGTAACCCTGTAGCATCGTCCTGCCGTGTATAAAGACTATAGAGGCGCCGTTTTCCTCGCATTCTTCAGCAGTTTTAACACATTCTACGATATCCCTTTTATCAAAACCGGTTCTTAACTTAACTGTGATGGGAATTCGCAGTTTGGAAACTAATTTTTTAATGATTTTGCCAAGTAACTCTCTGTTTTTTAGCAGAGCTGCGCCAGCGCCCTTTTTTGTTACTTTTTTTACGGGACAGGCGCTGTTTATATCCAAGAAAGATAGATCAACAAGCTCTGTAAGCTTTTCGGCGGCATCAAGCATTGCGGAAGGGTCTACACCCAGCAGCTGCGCAGAAATTGGGGAATCTTTCTTAAGCGTTTTTATGGAGCTCTTATTTTTCAGGCGGTCATAAACTATAGCTTTTGAATCAAGCATCTCAAAGAAGCAGTGTTTGGCGCCTAATCTGCGGCTTATAAGCCGAAAGGCAAGGTCTGTTACTCCTGACATAGGAGCCAGATATATTTTGGGATTCATAGTGATTATTATACCATAAGCTCCAATCCTTTGATATAATAGACGAATGCTGAAATACAACATAATATTAGCGTCAAAATCAAAGAGACGCTCAAAGATACTTAAAGAATGCGGGATACCTCACGAAGTTGTTGTAAGCAACGTTCATGAGGAGATGGACCATAAAAAGGGTGCGAAGTTCAACGTCTTGCATAATGCCCGGGTCAAGGCAGAAAAAATAGCAGTCGAATATAAGGAAGGTTATGTTATCGGAGCTGATACCATTGTTTTATTTAAAAAGCGCCTTATAGGAAAACCAAACACAAGAAAAGAGGCAATATCTCTTCTCAAGTCATTCTCAGGAAAGACAGTCTTTGTCTATACAGGTCTTTGCGTAATAGACGCTAAAAGAGGCAGATCAGAAAGCGCAATTGATGTATCAAAGGTTCATGTAAAAAGACTCTCGCTCAAGAAAATAGATGAATTTGTGACTGTGGCCGGACACAACGACAAGGCGGGCGGTTTTTCAATAGAAGGGCCCGGGGCATTTATATTTGATAATATAGAAGGCTCGTTTTATAATGTACTGGGTCTGCCCATGATGAAGCTTGATGAACTTTTTGAAAAATTAGACGTAGATCTTTTAGGAGAAGGAATTGGCAAAAAATAAGAATTCCACAATGTTATACGGAAGAAACTCAGTTTTTGAGCGATTAAAGACAAATCCACAAACCATAAAAAAGATCTTTCTGCAGGATAATTTCAATGTGCCTCATATAGAAAAATTAATAGGAGAAAATTCTATTCCCTCTGAACGACTGTCTCATCAGGGACTGGAGAGGATCAAACATACTAAAGATCTTCAAGGCATAGTTGCCAGCGTAGATGAATTCAAATATGTACCTTTTGACGATTTGATGAATTCCTCTAAAGACAAGCAGTTAACATTTATATTTCTCGATAGGATAAACGATCCTCACAACTTAGGAGTCATTATTCGCACCGCCGCCTGTTTTGGCAGACTTGCTGTTATTATTCCGAAGTTTGAAGCCTGTGAAGTAAACGAGACAGTCCAACACGTGGCTTCAGGAGGAGAGAATTATGTGCCAATATCAATGGTAACGAACCTTTCCGATGCCATAATTGATGCAAAGGCTCGCGGATACTGGATACTGGGGACTGTTATAGCTGATGATTCTAAGGATATAAATAAAGTTGACTTCCCTTTTCCTCTGGGCATTGTGTTAGGATCTGAAGGGAAAGGTATTCGCCATGGTTTGCAAAAATATCTTGATATAAGGGTTCGGATTCCTATGAACGGTGCTAAACTTTCATTCAATGTCAATATAGCCTGTGCTATTCTTTGCCATGAGATATCAAAGCAAAGCGGCGGAGTGATGTATTAACTATTATAATTTGATATAATATAATTATAAGTAGAGGCGGGTATATTCTGTTGTTTATGTAGGAGGAAAAATGTTTAGGTTTATTAAAAGAGTTTCAAAAACTGCGGGGCTCGTACCCGGCGAGCTTGTTCATGTAGGAGAAAGAAAGGTAGGTAAAGTAGAAATATCGGCGCTGGATTATGATGATAAGAATTTTTACGAAAAAGAAATTACCAATATTGAGGAAACTTTCCCATTTAAAGATACGCCAACAGTTACCTGGGTTAATATCAACGGATTGCATGAATTAGATATTATTGAGAAGATTGGCAATAATTTTGAAATGCACCCCCTAACTCTTGAGGATATTGTTAATACCAGTCAACGTCCTAAATATGAAGATTTTGATAAGTATATCTTTATAGTTTTTAAAATGCTTATGTTTGATGATTTAAAGAAAGAAATAATTTCAGAGCAGGTAAGCTTAATTTTTGGTTCTAATTTTGTAATATCTTTTCAGGAGAAAGAAGGCGATGTATTTGATCCCGTTCGCCAGCGTATACGTAATGATAAGGGAAGGATCAGAAAAATGGGGGCGGATTATCTCGCTTACAGTCTTTTGGACGCTGTTGTTGATAATTATTTTTCTATTTTAGAAAGACTTGGCGAAAAAATTGAAGAGATAGAAGAAGAGTTAGTTACCAATCCTACGCCTCAAACTCTGAAGGCTATTCATAATTTAAAACGGGATACGATATTTTTAAGAAAATCCGTATGGCCTTTACGTGAAGTTACCAGTGGTCTTGAACGGAGTGAATCTAAACTTATAAAAAAGGGGACGCATATATTTTTTCGTGATGTCTATGACCATACCATTCAGGCTATAGATACCATTGAAACATTCAGGGATATGGTTTCAGGTATATTTGATATTTATTTATCCAGTGTAAGCAACCGGATGAATGAAATAATGAAAGTTTTGACGATATTTGCAGCGATATTTATTCCTTTAACATTTATAGCCGGTGTTTATGGGATGAATTTTGAATTCATGCCGGAATTGAAAATGAAATGGGGATATTTTACATTGTTGGGCTTTATGGCTGTTGTTGGCTTTGGAATGTTGTTTTATTTTAGAAGAAAAAAGTGGATGTAATAATCAGATTTAGGAATAAGCATGGAAACTCAGGATTATTATAATATTTTAGGCGTAAATAAGAGTGCCTCTCCTGCAGAGATTAAAGCAGCATACCGCAAACTAGCTCTTAAGTATCATCCCGACAGATGTCCGGAGGAAAAGAAAAAAGAATGCGAGGAGAAATTCAAAGAGGTTGCAGCCGCATATTACGCTTTGGGCGACGCAAAAAGACGCAAGGAATACGATGATTATAAAAAAGGTGATTATGTATTTAGAAGCGGGCATGGCTCCGGAGACTTTGCTTCACAAACAGGGTTTGATTTTGAAGATTTAATGAAGCATTTTCATGAGCAGGGAGGGTCACGCAGAACCCAACAGCAAAGAGGATTTAATAGATATTTCTCTTTTGATGATTTATCTGATATTTTTGAAGGAGTGAGTTCAGAGCAAGGCGATCAAGGCGGAGGCGCCTATACAACTTATCAATTCGGAGGGGGTCAGCAAAAACATGATACAGATACATACGCAAATATAAAGATTCCCCGAAATCTTGCTGTGAACGGAGGTCAGGTTAAAGTTAAATTAAGCGATGCAAGAACAATTACACTAAAAATAAATCCCGGCACAAAAAATGGCCAGAAGTTAAGGTTGAAAGGCATCGGGACAATGTGCCCTACGTGTGACCATAAGGGAGATCTAATAGTTTCTATACGTTATTCATAAACAAGAACAAGGAGGGCCTTATGAGCAGTAAAAGAAGTTTTAGTTTTGATGAAGCAAAGAAAATTGGAGAGCAGCTGGGTATAAAGTGGGATAAATTTGACGTGGAGCAGTTTCGAATGGGTATGGATGTGGAGTTAGAGCATGGTTTAGTTAGTCCGGCAACAAATGTTACCGATGATGACCCCTTAACCACAGGGAAGATTGCCCTTGCCCACTTGGAAGAATTTTCCGATTATTATACGAGATTAGAAAAGATGGAAAAAGAAGCAGATAAATTTTGGGGAAAATAAGGATAAGGAGATAGAGCAATGATTCTTGAAAAAGGTGAGAAAGTTCATATTATTGAACGCAGATATTTCCCTGATGATGTGCGAAGACATTTCTGCGGTGAAGTAATAGATTTAGCTGAACACCTTCTCAGGGTAGCAGGTAATGTTTGGGCATGGGATGCTCGGATCAATCAGTTTACAAAAAGAGAAAGTAAAAGAGAGCGTGTTTTTTGTCTGGGCGATAGGTTAACAATCAACATCCTGCCCAGAGAAGCTGACCTGGAGAATGTTATATATATCTATGATAAAAATAGAGGACATATAGCGACTGATGGTAAGTCTTTTTCACTTAATATTACTGAGTTTAGTATTATAATATAGTCGGATGAAACAAAAAATAATTTAAAAAGAGTAAAAGAAGCGATGACAGTAGTATTAGAAACCAACCAGGGAATAATCGAAATTAAGCTAATGCCGGATATAGCCCCAAAGACTTGTGAGAATTTCCTTGGGCTTATAGAACGCGGCTATTATGATGGACTTATTTTCCACCGTGTAATCAAGGGCTTTATGATTCAGGGCGGAGACCCTACCGGAACAGGTACAGGTGGCGAGTCCATTTGGGGTAAGCCATTTAAAGATGAAGTGTGTAAGGAAGTTGGGTTTGATAAGCCCGGACTTTTGGCTATGGCTAATGCCGGTCCAGGGACAAACGGCAGTCAGTTTTTTATTACAGTAGCCAAGACACCATGGCTGAATATGCACCACACTATTTTCGGTGAGGTAACATCAGGCTATGATGTTGTCGAGAAATTAGAAAACACACCCACAGGTCAGGCCAGCAAGCCAACTACTGAACAGAAGATTATCAAGGCCTACTTAAAGAAATAACTCAGAACGATTCGACTACCCTACCCCAACATCCATAGTCAGGTAGTTTTAGCCACTCCATATTTTGCCTGCCTGTTCCCTAGGTGAAAATTTCCTGCTATAATACCCCCGCTATGAAAGTATATATCAAAACATTCGGCTGCCCGTATGCGCAAGTACCGACTGATGATTCTGGAGCTTTTAAAGAAATTAAATACTTGTGAGTGAAAGGATTAGATAAATACTGACACACAAATATTACATATAGTGTAATAAAAATGTTTATTCTGGAAAAATTGTTGACATATTCGTATAAAGTGCATACACTTATTCGCAAGTAGTAACAATTTATACGGAGAACCTATGGAACAAAAAACAGAGAGAATGCTCGGCTATTTCAAAAAGCATGGTGGCATTGCGCGCTTTTCTTCAATTATAAAATCAGGATTTCATCCAGACACGCTTAGTGCACTTGAGAAAGAAGGTAAAATAGAGAAGATTGCCAGGGGACTTTACCGGATGGCTCATTATACGTTTGGATCTTATCCTGATCTTGTTAGTGCTTCTCTTCAAGCTCCAAGAGGAATCGTTTGTCTTGTGTCAGCTCTTGCTTTTCATGAAGCAACAAACGAGATACCCAGGTATGTAGATATTGCAATCCCGGAAGGGACTCGTGCCAATAGAATCAAGTATCCTCCAATACGATTTTATCGTTTTTCAATTAAAACTTGGAATGCCGGTATTGAAATACATCAAACTGAAGGGCATAAAATCAGAGTTTATAACCTTGCCAAAACGATAGCTGATTGTTTTAAGTTTCGCAATAGAATAGGTATAAATGTTGCAAGGGATGCACTTAAGACAGCGATTACCGAGAAGGACATAACTCCACAGGATATAATGGAATATGCTAAGATCTGCCGTGTGCATAAAATCATTCAGCCAATACTTGAAACAATGATATGAAAAAAGATATTAAGAATATAGAAGCTTCAATTAAAGCCCAGCTTCAGAATAAAGCAAAAGAAACGAATCGCCCATTTTCTGAAGTTCTCCAATATTATGGAATGGAAAGATTTCTTTATCGCTTTAGCCAATCCAAATATGCGGATAAATTTATTTTGAAAGGCGCACTTATGTTTACAGTGTGGCAGGTGCCAGAACGAAGGGCAACTCTTGATATAGATTTTGCGGCAAACTATGACAACCAAATAGAAGCCATTGAGAAGGTCATAAAAGACGTTTGCAAGGTATCAGTAACTCCAGATGGACTTATCTTTGATGTGTCGACAGTTAAGGGTCAGAAGATAAAAGAGGATGCGGATTATGAAGGTGTACGTGTTAAATTTAAAGGCTTTTTAGAACGATCACGTATCTCGATGCAGATTGATGCAGGTTTCGGCGATATCATCTATCCCAAGCCCAAAGTTATTGAATATCCCACTATTTTAGATTTTCCAAAGCCTAAGCTTAAAGGATATCCTGCGGAGAGTGTTGTCAGTGAGAAATTTGAGGCTATGGTAAAACTTGGCCTTCTCAATAGCCGTATGAAAGATTTCCATGATATTTGGCTTATGATGCGTCAGTTTGATTTTAATGGTTCCAAGCTTACCGAGGCACTGAAAAGAACCTTTGAACATCGTAAGACTTCACTTCCTGTGGATAGGCCGTTATTTGCCGAAGAAATTTACGATGAAAAATCCGACCGTCAGATGTTATGGAAGGCTTTTCTGATAAAAGGACAAATCAAACATGCACCGGAGAAATTGAGTGTTACGGCTAAAGCTATTGAAGAATTTCTTATTAAACCACTTGAAGCGATTAATAAAGATATTGTGTTTAACAAAAAATGGAAAGTTTCCGGACAATGGTTTACGTAGTCCAGCAACAAATGTTACCGAGTCAAGACTGGATGCGAATCTACTAAAACAGGAAAAATTAAGTGGGGTTTTTTCAGATGGATTACTTGCAATTGAGGCATACAGGAAACAGATTATTCCTCTGAGAGATGAAGAAAGAGATTTGAAAGCCAGAGTTAAAAGGTTTGAGCTAAGCCTTATCGAAAAGGAACGCTCAGAGGAATACAAGAAATTACTTGAGTCAATTGTGAATCATCTTGATACGATAGAAGCTGATTTGGACATTGCAGGCAAGAAAGGCATACTGAGACTGGTCTTTAAATCCATCAGGATTAAGAACGGCAGAATAAAGGATTTTGAACTTTACAATCCATTCAAAAGCTTATATGAGGGAGTGAATATAAAATGCCAACTCAAAGAGACAGAACAAGTTATGACAATCCCGGAAAGCGTCTCTACATACGCACTTTCGGATGTCAGATGAATAAGCATGATTCTGAGGTGGTTTTGGGACTGCTGTTGAGTCAGGGTTATAAAGCGATAGAAAGCAGGGAAAAAGCTGATGTTATCTTAGTAAACACCTGTTCTGTGAGAAAACATGCTGAAGATAAGGTATACAGCATGCTGGGAGAACTGACAAAAATCAAGAAAGATAGACCTGACTTAGTTGTTGGAGTTATGGGCTGTATGGCACAGAAGGATAAAAACGGGATTTTTAAACGCTCTTCAAATGTAGACTTTGTATGCGGTACGCATAATTTTCAGAGAATACCTAAAATGATAAAAACCGTAGTTGAACAAAAAACAAAAATAGACCTTACTGAGATGGGAAAACAGGTTTTCGTCTCCCCTACTCTGTCTTCCAGAGAAAGCAAGACTTCTGCATGGGTTTCCATAATGAAGGGCTGTGATAATTTTTGTTCATATTGCATTGTGCCATATGTGAGAGGCAGAGAAGTTTCCAGACCTTCAGAGGATATCCTTCAGGAAGTCAAAGAACTTGCTCATGCAGGGTATAAAGAATTAACGCTATTGGGACAAAACGTTAATTCATACGGCAAGGGGCTGAATGAGAATGTTGATTTCTCCGACCTGCTTGAACTAATTCACAGAATAGAGGGTATTGAATTAATAGACTTTGTAACGTCTCATCCCAAAGACATTCCCCTTAAACTGATTGATGCTGTAGCGAATCTGGAAAAAGTGAGCAGATACCTTCACTTTCCTCTACAGTCAGGTTCGGATAAGATTCTTCGTTTAATGAATAGAGGATATACTCTGTCTCATTATATGGAGATAGTTAATAAACTGAGAGAGAGGATACCTGACATTAGGCTTGGAACGGATATTATTGTGGGATTTCCGGGAGAAGATGAAGAAGATTTTAATAAAACCTATCAGGCAATGAAAGAAATAGAGTTTGCTCAGGCTTATATGTTTAAATATTCTCCGCGCGAAAGAACAGCCGCATTCAAGCTCGCAGATGATGTTCCCCAGCAAGTAAAAAAAGAAAGGCTAAATAAAATAATAGAACTTCAGAAATCTATCAGTCAGAAGAAAAAAAAGTAGTCTGTCGTCTTTACTTTCCCATACCTATTTTTTGAGCAACCTGAAAGACTTTTCCTTCTGTCATTATAGCAGGTGCAATAATGATATCCGTTAACTGCATTTCTTTTATATTTTTAGCTCCAAGATTACCCATTGAAGTTCTTAAAGCGCCTGCAAGATTTTGTGAGCCGTCATCCAAATCTGCAGGACCAACAAGTATTTGTTTCAGAGAACCTGTTGTACCTACTTTTATTCTTGTGCCTCTAGGTAAATTAGCATGAGAAGTTGCCATACCCCAGTGAAAGCCCCTGCCAGGAGCTTCCTTTGCACGTGCCAGAGCAGAGCCAATCATTACTGCGTCTGCGCCGCACGCAAACGCCTTAGCAATATCTCCCCCTAAAGACATGCCTCCATCAGTGATAATAGGAATGTATTTTCCTGTCTGCTTGTAATAAAAATCCCTTGCTGCTGCACAGTCGCATGTAGCAGTAACCTGTGGAACACCTATTCCTAATACTCCCCGCGTAGTGCATGCTGCGCCTGGTCCGATCCCAACAAGTATTCCAGCCGCTCCTGTAGCCATAAGCTCAAGAGTCATGGAATAAGTAACGCAATTACCTATTATCACAGGAATTTTCATACTCTTACAAAGTTTAGGAAAGTCAGCTGTTTTATATTCGCTGGATATATGCTTTATTGATGTAACTGTCGATTGTACAACAAACATATCTGCTCCTGCTTCTTCTGCCAGCTTTCCAAAGCGTTCCGCTTTCTGAGGAATAGATGACACTGCACACAATGCTTTTGCTTTTTTAATATCTTTTATCCTTTTAACGATTAAATCTTCTTTTATAGGTTTGTCATAAATTCCTTGAACGAGTTTCGTAGCTCCCTCAGGTGTTGCTTTTGCAATGTCCTTTAGGATTGATTCAGGATTGTCATATCTTGTCTGAATGCCTTCCAGATTCATGACAGCAAGTCCGCCGAGTCTTGACATCTCGATTGCAAGTTTTGGGTCAACAACACCATCCATTGCAGCTGCTAGGATGGGGATACTCAGTTTTATATTTCCTATCTCACAATTAATATCCACATCGTTTGGATTAATAGTTAAATTTCCCGGCACAAGCGCTATTTCATCAAATCCATAGGATCTTCGCGCT
The window above is part of the bacterium genome. Proteins encoded here:
- a CDS encoding ABC transporter permease; its protein translation is MIELKNINKTYKIGEIGVQALRNVSLEITPGEFVAIMGPSGSGKSTLLHLLGFLDKPDSGSYYLGKKEVANLTDDESAILRNRLAGFVFQQFHLLPRMTALENAELPLIYAGKRHLKEKALQQIEAVGLTQRASHSPNELSGGERQRVAIARSLVNEPLIIFADEPTGNLDTKSGQEIMSILQRLNQQGKTIVMVTHEKEIAQYAKRIICMRDGKIISDEKIKTETEKVSSPSVIIPLEDILSESHSTVRKAEFLDHIRQAVQAIFSHKMRSILSILGILIGVAAVIAMLALGQGAKESISQKLASLGSNLLVISPGSRRTQGGVALQAGEITRFTLKDAEALTKLPMLEKVSPTVSGRAQLVYGNKNWNTQVYGTGTDYASMRASIPTVGRFFTEEELRMRQKVVLLGTTIVKEVFENINPVGATVRINRINFKVIGILPEKGATGWRDQDDLVVIPVTTAMYRLLGKEYVNSIDVQVKDISMMEEAQSSIRQLVIKLHRLDKDDERSFQIHNMAEIQEVLESTTRTMTLLLGSIAAIALLVGGIGIMNIMLVSVTERTREIGLRKAIGARRKDILSQFLIESVVMTFSGGIIGIILGIGIASLLSFFAGWATKVSISSVVLATTFSVAVGIGFGFWPARQAAKLNPIEALRYE
- a CDS encoding MFS transporter: MRFAVKDTLTEEEIQSGLRTVIKDGLTSQTMVTLTGGIFLVAFALKLGASNMTIGLLAAIPPLTQLLQIPSIYLVEKVRNRRAITTYAAGISRMFWLLIVLIPFLFSIQAGLTFLIAAILLHTAFASVAGCSWNSWMRDLLPQDRLGAFFSKRMGLATGLGIVLSLAAGIYIDYWKRLFPGYELHGYSILFFLGFLAGMLGVYFISTIPEPRMAPADKKLKFFKLLLRPFKDGNFKNLIMFLGPWSFAVNLAAPFFTVYMLRRLQLGMSFIIALSILSQIMYLAFIRIWGTFSDRFSNKSVLLVSGPLFMLCILAWTFTTLPEKYVLTIPLLVIIHIFTGISTAGVNLAVGNIGLKLAPKGQATAYLAANSFVNSLAAGTAPILGGKFADLFAGCELSWTLKWTSTGRELVIPTLSLQQWDFFFFLAFLVGLYSIHRLAMVKEIGEVKENIVVHELVAEVKRGMRNLSTVGGLRYMTQFPFLVVKTVFKGRSKPHI
- the dusB gene encoding tRNA dihydrouridine synthase DusB, translating into MNPKIYLAPMSGVTDLAFRLISRRLGAKHCFFEMLDSKAIVYDRLKNKSSIKTLKKDSPISAQLLGVDPSAMLDAAEKLTELVDLSFLDINSACPVKKVTKKGAGAALLKNRELLGKIIKKLVSKLRIPITVKLRTGFDKRDIVECVKTAEECEENGASIVFIHGRTMLQGYSGDIDYESIKAVKESLKIPVFGSGNIFNPFMAKKMLDETGCNGILVARGALGNPWIFKNIENYLKNGETPENPSLPAKKKVIKAHLAYIEKYKDIGLANKIGLMGKVAMRYFKGHYNSKEIRSRISKATSYQELINLIESVQ
- the maf gene encoding septum formation protein Maf; protein product: MLKYNIILASKSKRRSKILKECGIPHEVVVSNVHEEMDHKKGAKFNVLHNARVKAEKIAVEYKEGYVIGADTIVLFKKRLIGKPNTRKEAISLLKSFSGKTVFVYTGLCVIDAKRGRSESAIDVSKVHVKRLSLKKIDEFVTVAGHNDKAGGFSIEGPGAFIFDNIEGSFYNVLGLPMMKLDELFEKLDVDLLGEGIGKK
- the rlmB gene encoding 23S rRNA (guanosine(2251)-2'-O)-methyltransferase RlmB — encoded protein: MAKNKNSTMLYGRNSVFERLKTNPQTIKKIFLQDNFNVPHIEKLIGENSIPSERLSHQGLERIKHTKDLQGIVASVDEFKYVPFDDLMNSSKDKQLTFIFLDRINDPHNLGVIIRTAACFGRLAVIIPKFEACEVNETVQHVASGGENYVPISMVTNLSDAIIDAKARGYWILGTVIADDSKDINKVDFPFPLGIVLGSEGKGIRHGLQKYLDIRVRIPMNGAKLSFNVNIACAILCHEISKQSGGVMY
- the corA gene encoding magnesium/cobalt transporter CorA, coding for MFRFIKRVSKTAGLVPGELVHVGERKVGKVEISALDYDDKNFYEKEITNIEETFPFKDTPTVTWVNINGLHELDIIEKIGNNFEMHPLTLEDIVNTSQRPKYEDFDKYIFIVFKMLMFDDLKKEIISEQVSLIFGSNFVISFQEKEGDVFDPVRQRIRNDKGRIRKMGADYLAYSLLDAVVDNYFSILERLGEKIEEIEEELVTNPTPQTLKAIHNLKRDTIFLRKSVWPLREVTSGLERSESKLIKKGTHIFFRDVYDHTIQAIDTIETFRDMVSGIFDIYLSSVSNRMNEIMKVLTIFAAIFIPLTFIAGVYGMNFEFMPELKMKWGYFTLLGFMAVVGFGMLFYFRRKKWM
- a CDS encoding DnaJ domain-containing protein, with product METQDYYNILGVNKSASPAEIKAAYRKLALKYHPDRCPEEKKKECEEKFKEVAAAYYALGDAKRRKEYDDYKKGDYVFRSGHGSGDFASQTGFDFEDLMKHFHEQGGSRRTQQQRGFNRYFSFDDLSDIFEGVSSEQGDQGGGAYTTYQFGGGQQKHDTDTYANIKIPRNLAVNGGQVKVKLSDARTITLKINPGTKNGQKLRLKGIGTMCPTCDHKGDLIVSIRYS